Proteins co-encoded in one Capnocytophaga ochracea DSM 7271 genomic window:
- a CDS encoding beta-ketoacyl-ACP synthase III, producing the protein MNVYITKASKYLPNNPIGNEQMETFLGLINQNASKARRLVLRNNGILTRYYALDEQGNPTHNNAQLTALAVQNLLDGEVPWDTIEVLSCGTSTPDVLLPSHTSMVHGILGGHSVELNASSGVCNSGMNALKFGYLSVKADNSVNAVCTGSERVSAWLRADKYENEVQLLAELEAHPAIAFKKDFLRFMLSDGAGAFLLENKPREGALQIEWMDAYSYAHELEACMYAGGDKLPDGNLKAWSEYPAEAWLSESIFAIKQDVKLLNENILLKGAESMRATLDKHQLSADDITYFLPHISSCYFKERLYEALKTVGIDLPLERWFINLPEVGNVGSASAYLMLEALMHSGKLKTGDTVLLSVPESARFSYSYAFLKVV; encoded by the coding sequence ATGAATGTCTATATAACAAAAGCAAGTAAATATTTACCTAACAATCCCATTGGCAATGAGCAAATGGAGACTTTCTTAGGTCTCATAAACCAAAATGCCTCTAAAGCACGACGCCTCGTGCTCCGCAACAATGGTATTCTCACCCGTTACTATGCCCTCGACGAGCAAGGGAACCCTACTCATAACAATGCCCAACTTACGGCTTTGGCAGTACAAAACCTATTGGACGGCGAAGTGCCTTGGGATACTATCGAGGTGCTCTCTTGCGGTACCTCTACCCCCGATGTGCTCTTGCCCTCGCACACCTCTATGGTACACGGAATCTTGGGCGGACACTCAGTAGAACTGAATGCCTCTTCAGGGGTGTGCAACTCAGGAATGAATGCACTTAAATTTGGTTACTTATCAGTAAAGGCAGACAATAGTGTGAATGCAGTATGCACGGGCTCTGAACGTGTATCGGCGTGGTTGCGTGCCGATAAATACGAAAACGAAGTACAACTCTTAGCCGAGTTGGAAGCTCACCCAGCCATTGCCTTTAAAAAAGATTTCTTGCGCTTTATGCTCTCCGATGGCGCTGGGGCTTTTCTGTTAGAAAACAAACCGCGTGAAGGTGCTTTGCAAATAGAGTGGATGGATGCTTATTCGTATGCTCACGAGCTCGAAGCGTGTATGTATGCTGGTGGCGACAAGCTCCCCGATGGTAACCTCAAGGCTTGGAGTGAATACCCTGCCGAAGCGTGGCTGAGTGAATCTATTTTTGCTATCAAGCAAGATGTGAAGCTACTCAATGAGAATATTTTGCTAAAAGGCGCTGAAAGTATGCGCGCTACCTTAGATAAACACCAACTATCAGCAGATGATATTACCTATTTCTTGCCTCATATCTCGTCTTGTTATTTCAAAGAACGCCTGTATGAAGCCCTCAAAACAGTAGGTATCGACCTTCCGTTAGAACGTTGGTTTATCAATCTCCCCGAAGTAGGCAATGTAGGCTCGGCTTCCGCTTATTTGATGTTAGAAGCCTTGATGCACTCAGGCAAACTCAAAACGGGCGATACCGTGTTGCTATCAGTTCCCGAGAGCGCTAGATTCTCCTATTCTTATGCTTTTTTAAAGGTTGTTTAA
- a CDS encoding NADPH-dependent FMN reductase family protein → MKRVLVVYYTQSGQLKEIIDSVLSPLTEVTIDFLPIDTAEPFPFPWTDEAFFGAFPESYLQIPQPLKPFQLAHTDYDLVILGYQVWYLSPSIPFNSFLQSEAGKQLLRGKPVITVSGSRNMWVMAHQKVKKLLTDCGAHLVGNIALTDRHHNHISVITIVQWLFSGDKNKRYLGVFPKAGVADKDIQGASVYGTLIAPHLQTGDYTGLQQEIVAHGGVHYKRFLLSAEKKGNRLFGIWAKMIYGSKKRKFLLKCFRIYLYIAIWVLMPIVWLLYWLTYPLFFWKVEREVKQLIIEN, encoded by the coding sequence ATGAAACGCGTATTGGTAGTATATTACACCCAATCGGGGCAACTCAAAGAGATTATCGATAGTGTACTATCCCCACTCACGGAGGTAACTATCGACTTTTTGCCTATTGATACGGCAGAACCTTTTCCTTTTCCGTGGACAGACGAGGCGTTTTTTGGAGCTTTCCCAGAGTCGTATTTGCAAATACCCCAGCCCTTAAAGCCTTTTCAGCTGGCACATACCGATTACGATTTGGTGATATTAGGCTACCAAGTGTGGTATTTGTCGCCTTCTATTCCGTTTAATTCCTTTTTGCAGAGTGAAGCAGGTAAGCAACTGTTACGAGGCAAACCTGTAATTACTGTGTCGGGTAGCCGCAATATGTGGGTAATGGCACACCAGAAAGTAAAAAAACTCTTAACCGACTGTGGGGCGCACTTAGTGGGCAATATTGCCCTTACCGATAGGCACCACAATCATATCAGCGTGATTACCATTGTACAGTGGCTCTTTTCGGGCGACAAGAACAAACGCTATCTCGGTGTGTTCCCCAAAGCGGGCGTTGCCGATAAAGACATACAAGGCGCGAGCGTATATGGTACGCTCATTGCCCCTCACCTGCAAACAGGTGATTACACAGGATTGCAACAAGAAATAGTAGCCCACGGAGGTGTGCATTACAAGCGTTTTCTCCTTTCGGCAGAGAAGAAAGGCAACCGCCTTTTCGGCATCTGGGCAAAGATGATTTACGGCAGTAAGAAACGCAAATTCCTGCTGAAATGCTTCCGTATCTATCTGTATATCGCTATTTGGGTGCTAATGCCCATAGTATGGCTACTGTATTGGCTCACTTATCCATTGTTCTTTTGGAAAGTAGAGAGAGAGGTGAAACAATTGATAATTGAGAATTGA
- a CDS encoding LpxL/LpxP family acyltransferase, producing MHANEQAKTKWQGKSKGTVLGYSIFVWLMKHLGIYAAYALLIFVAFYYFLFERRSNGYMYYYFRHRLGYSPLRAVVNLYLNYFTFGQTIIDKIAILAGLEEKFTYEFDGVESLHKLLDEQQSGILISAHIGNFEIAEPFFRKIDIDLKISTVTTDMEHSVIKEYLESISKNKPSNQFIYVKEDMSHIFKINDAIGDNKIVCFTGDRYFEGVRSLKGTLLGAEATFPAGPFFIASRLKVPVLFVYVMKESRLHYHLYAQVAEVKSRDAQALLDAYTENMEQMLRKYPLQWFNYFNFWDEQ from the coding sequence ATGCACGCTAACGAACAAGCCAAAACGAAATGGCAAGGCAAGTCTAAGGGTACCGTATTAGGCTATAGTATCTTTGTGTGGCTGATGAAACACTTGGGTATTTATGCTGCTTATGCTTTGCTCATCTTTGTAGCGTTCTACTACTTTTTGTTTGAGCGGCGCTCCAATGGCTATATGTATTACTATTTCCGTCACCGCTTGGGCTATTCGCCTCTGAGAGCGGTAGTGAACTTGTACTTAAATTATTTTACTTTCGGGCAAACTATTATTGATAAGATTGCTATCTTGGCAGGCTTGGAAGAGAAATTTACTTATGAGTTTGATGGAGTAGAAAGCTTACATAAACTATTAGACGAACAACAGAGCGGAATACTTATTTCCGCACACATAGGCAACTTTGAAATTGCTGAACCTTTTTTCAGGAAAATAGATATTGATTTGAAGATAAGCACCGTAACTACCGATATGGAACACTCGGTAATCAAGGAGTATTTGGAGTCGATTTCTAAAAATAAACCCTCGAATCAGTTTATCTATGTGAAAGAAGATATGTCGCATATCTTCAAAATCAACGATGCTATTGGCGACAACAAAATAGTGTGTTTCACGGGAGACCGATATTTTGAGGGCGTGCGTTCGCTCAAAGGAACGCTGTTGGGCGCAGAAGCTACCTTCCCCGCAGGTCCTTTCTTTATAGCCTCGCGCTTGAAAGTGCCGGTGCTTTTCGTTTATGTGATGAAGGAAAGTAGATTGCATTACCACTTGTATGCCCAAGTAGCTGAAGTGAAAAGTCGCGATGCCCAAGCGCTACTCGACGCTTATACCGAGAATATGGAGCAAATGCTACGAAAGTATCCGCTACAATGGTTTAATTATTTCAACTTTTGGGATGAACAATGA
- a CDS encoding phosphopantetheine-binding protein, which yields MNRQEIIDLTTRIFVEEFEVEASVIAPEANFRESLGLDSLDYVDLVVLIEQEFGVKLVEADFKPIVTFNDFYTTLENKVNAR from the coding sequence ATGAACAGACAGGAGATTATAGACCTTACTACTCGTATTTTTGTTGAGGAATTTGAAGTAGAAGCCAGTGTGATTGCCCCTGAGGCAAACTTCCGCGAATCGTTAGGATTAGATAGCCTTGATTATGTGGATTTGGTGGTGCTGATTGAACAAGAATTTGGTGTGAAATTGGTAGAAGCCGATTTTAAGCCTATCGTAACCTTCAACGACTTTTATACTACCCTAGAAAATAAAGTGAATGCACGCTAA